In a single window of the Papaver somniferum cultivar HN1 chromosome 8, ASM357369v1, whole genome shotgun sequence genome:
- the LOC113301139 gene encoding probable protein phosphatase 2C 60 isoform X2: MQGWRASMEDAHAAFPDLDNSTSFFGVYDGHGGKVVAKFCAKYLHQQVLKQEAYSAGDLGTSVQKSFFRMDEMMRGQRGWRELAVLGDKINKFTGMIEGLIWSPRGEANDQIDDWAFEEGPHSDFSGPTSGSTACVAIIRNNQLVVANAGDSRCVISRKGQAYNLSRDHKPELEVEKERILKAGGFIHAGRVNGSLNLARAIGDMEFKQNKYLPAEKQIVTASPDINTVELCDDDDFMVLACDGIWDCMSSQQLVDFIHEQLNSESKLSVVCERVLDKCLAPSTAGGEGCDNMTMILVQFKKAILNSGSSSAEVPASPPEVAAKESNPAEAESN, translated from the exons ATGCAAGGATGGCGTGCTAGCATGGAAGATGCC CATGCAGCATTTCCTGATCTAGACAATTCGACATCCTTCTTTGGTGTATATGATGGTCATGGAG GTAAAGTAGTTGCAAAGTTTTGTGCTAAATACCTCCACCAGCAGGTGCTCAAGCAGGAAGCTTACTCAGCTGGAGACTTGGGCACTTCCGTTCAGAAATCTTTTTTCAG AATGGATGAGATGATGCGCGGACAAAGAGGTTGGAGAGAGTTGGCAGTATTGGGGGATAAAATTAACAAGTTCACTGGAATGATAGAAGGGTTGATATGGTCTCCTCGGGGTGAAGCTAATGACCAAATAGATGATTGGGCTTTTGAGGAG GGTCCCCATTCAGATTTTTCGGGTCCAACTTCTGGAAGCACAGCGTGCGTTGCAATAATTCGAAATAACCAACTTGTAGTTGCTAATGCCGGCGATTCTCGGTGTGTGATATCTAGGAAGGGTCAG GCATACAATTTATCTAGAGATCACAAGCCTGAACTTGAGGTGGAGAAAGAAAGGATTTTAAAAGCTGGAGGTTTCATCCATGCCGGGCGTGTCAATGGAAGCTTAAATTTAGCAAGAGCAATCG GTGATATGGAGTTCAAGCAGAACAAGTATTTGCCTGCAGAAAAGCAAATAGTAACTGCCAGTCCAGACATAAACACA GTTGAgctttgtgatgatgatgattttatgGTGCTGGCCTGTGATGGTATCTG GGATTGTATGTCTAGCCAGCAGCTTGTTGATTTCATTCATGAGCAGTTAAACTCT GAATCTAAGCTCTCAGTGGTTTGTGAAAGAGTGCTCGACAAATGTTTGGCACCATCAACAGCTGGTGGTGAGGGATGTGACAATATGACCATGATTTTGGTACAGTTCAAAAAAGCTATTCTCAACTCTGGAAGTTCGTCCGCGGAGGTGCCAGCATCACCACCTGAAGTTGCTGCGAAGGAATCGAACCCAGCAGAGGCCGAGTCAAACTAG
- the LOC113301139 gene encoding probable protein phosphatase 2C 60 isoform X1: protein MGIYLSTPKTEKFSEDGENDKLRFGLSSMQGWRASMEDAHAAFPDLDNSTSFFGVYDGHGGKVVAKFCAKYLHQQVLKQEAYSAGDLGTSVQKSFFRMDEMMRGQRGWRELAVLGDKINKFTGMIEGLIWSPRGEANDQIDDWAFEEGPHSDFSGPTSGSTACVAIIRNNQLVVANAGDSRCVISRKGQAYNLSRDHKPELEVEKERILKAGGFIHAGRVNGSLNLARAIGDMEFKQNKYLPAEKQIVTASPDINTVELCDDDDFMVLACDGIWDCMSSQQLVDFIHEQLNSESKLSVVCERVLDKCLAPSTAGGEGCDNMTMILVQFKKAILNSGSSSAEVPASPPEVAAKESNPAEAESN, encoded by the exons ATGGGCATATACCTCAGCACGCCTAAAACTGAAAAGTTTTCGGAAGATGGCGAGAATGACAAACTAAGGTTTGGATTGTCCTCCATGCAAGGATGGCGTGCTAGCATGGAAGATGCC CATGCAGCATTTCCTGATCTAGACAATTCGACATCCTTCTTTGGTGTATATGATGGTCATGGAG GTAAAGTAGTTGCAAAGTTTTGTGCTAAATACCTCCACCAGCAGGTGCTCAAGCAGGAAGCTTACTCAGCTGGAGACTTGGGCACTTCCGTTCAGAAATCTTTTTTCAG AATGGATGAGATGATGCGCGGACAAAGAGGTTGGAGAGAGTTGGCAGTATTGGGGGATAAAATTAACAAGTTCACTGGAATGATAGAAGGGTTGATATGGTCTCCTCGGGGTGAAGCTAATGACCAAATAGATGATTGGGCTTTTGAGGAG GGTCCCCATTCAGATTTTTCGGGTCCAACTTCTGGAAGCACAGCGTGCGTTGCAATAATTCGAAATAACCAACTTGTAGTTGCTAATGCCGGCGATTCTCGGTGTGTGATATCTAGGAAGGGTCAG GCATACAATTTATCTAGAGATCACAAGCCTGAACTTGAGGTGGAGAAAGAAAGGATTTTAAAAGCTGGAGGTTTCATCCATGCCGGGCGTGTCAATGGAAGCTTAAATTTAGCAAGAGCAATCG GTGATATGGAGTTCAAGCAGAACAAGTATTTGCCTGCAGAAAAGCAAATAGTAACTGCCAGTCCAGACATAAACACA GTTGAgctttgtgatgatgatgattttatgGTGCTGGCCTGTGATGGTATCTG GGATTGTATGTCTAGCCAGCAGCTTGTTGATTTCATTCATGAGCAGTTAAACTCT GAATCTAAGCTCTCAGTGGTTTGTGAAAGAGTGCTCGACAAATGTTTGGCACCATCAACAGCTGGTGGTGAGGGATGTGACAATATGACCATGATTTTGGTACAGTTCAAAAAAGCTATTCTCAACTCTGGAAGTTCGTCCGCGGAGGTGCCAGCATCACCACCTGAAGTTGCTGCGAAGGAATCGAACCCAGCAGAGGCCGAGTCAAACTAG